The proteins below come from a single Eptesicus fuscus isolate TK198812 chromosome 5, DD_ASM_mEF_20220401, whole genome shotgun sequence genomic window:
- the AKT1 gene encoding RAC-alpha serine/threonine-protein kinase isoform X1, translated as MTDVAIVKEGWLHKRGEYIKTWRPRYFLLKNDGTFIGYKERPQDVEQRESPLNNFSVAQCQLMKTERPRPNTFIIRCLQWTTVIERTFHVETPEEREEWTTAIQTVADGLKRQEEEMMDFRSGSPSDNSGAEEMEVSLAKPKHRVTMNEFEYLKLLGKGTFGKVILVKEKATGRYYAMKILKKEVIVAKDEVAHTLTENRVLQNSRHPFLTALKYSFQTHDRLCFVMEYANGGELFFHLSRERVFPEDRARFYGAEIVSALDYLHSEKNVVYRDLKLENLMLDKDGHIKITDFGLCKEGIKDGATMKTFCGTPEYLAPEVLEDNDYGRAVDWWGLGVVMYEMLCGRLPFYNQDHEKLFELILMEEIRFPRTLSPEAKALLSGLLRKDPKQRLGGGSEDAKEIMRHRFFAGIVWQDVYEKKLSPPFKPQVTSETDTRYFDEEFTAQMITITPPDQDDNMECVDSERRPHFPQFSYSASGTA; from the exons GGGAGTACATCAAGACCTGGCGGCCCCGCTACTTCCTGCTCAAGAACGACGGCACCTTCATCGGCTACAAGGAGCGGCCGCAGGACGTGGAGCAGCGCGAGTCGCCCCTCAACAACTTCTCCGTGGCGC AATGCCAGCTGATGAAGACCGAGAGGCCCCGGCCCAACACCTTCATCATCCGATGCCTGCAGTGGACCACGGTCATCGAGCGCACCTTCCACGTGGAGACCCCCGAGGAGCG GGAGGAGTGGACGACTGCCATCCAGACGGTGGCCGACGGGCtcaagaggcaggaggaggagatgatggACTTCCGGTCGGGCTCGCCCAGCGACAACTCGGGGGCCGAGGAGATGGAGGTGTCCCTGGCCAAACCCAAGCACCGCGTG ACCATGAACGAGTTTGAGTACCTGAAGCTGCTGGGCAAGGGCACCTTCGGGAAGGTGATCCTGgtgaaggagaaggccacgggccGCTACTACGCCATGAAGATCCTCAAGAAGGAGGTCATCGTGGCCAAG GACGAGGTGGCGCACACGCTCACGGAGAACCGCGTCCTGCAGAACTCGCGGCACCCCTTCCTGACG GCCCTGAAGTACTCCTTCCAGACGCACGACCGCCTCTGCTTCGTCATGGAGTACGCCAACGGCGGCGAG CTCTTCTTCCACCTGTCTCGCGAGCGCGTGTTCCCCGAGGACCGGGCCCGCTTCTACGGCGCCGAGATCGTGTCGGCCCTGGACTACCTGCACTCGGAGAAGAACGTGGTCTACCGGGACCTCAAG cTGGAGAACCTGATGCTGGACAAGGACGGGCACATCAAGATCACGGACTTCGGGCTGTGCAAGGAGGGCATCAAGGACGGGGCCACCATGAAGACCTTCTGCGGGACCCCCGAGTACCTGGCCCCGGAG GTGCTGGAGGACAACGACTACGGCCGCGCCGTGGACTGGTGGGGGCTGGGCGTGGTCATGTACGAGATGCTGTGCGGCCGCCTGCCCTTCTACAACCAGGACCACGAGAAGCTCTTCGAGCTCATCCTCATGGAGGAGATCCGCTTCCCGCGCACGCTCAGCCCCGAGGCCAAGGCCCTGCTGTCGGGGCTGCTCAGGAAGGACCCCAAGCAGAG GCTTGGAGGGGGCTCTGAGGACGCCAAGGAGATCATGCGGCACCGCTTCTTCGCCGGCATCGTGTGGCAGGACGTGTACGAGAAGAAG CTCAGCCCGCCCTTCAAGCCCCAGGTCACCTCGGAGACGGACACCAGGTATTTTGACGAGGAATTCACAGCCCAGATGATCACTATCACGCCCCCGGACCAAG ACGACAACATGGAGTGTGTGGACAGCGAGCGGAGGCCCCACTTCCCGCAGTTCTCCTACTCGGCCAGCGGCACGGCCTGA
- the AKT1 gene encoding RAC-alpha serine/threonine-protein kinase isoform X2 encodes MTDVAIVKEGWLHKRECQLMKTERPRPNTFIIRCLQWTTVIERTFHVETPEEREEWTTAIQTVADGLKRQEEEMMDFRSGSPSDNSGAEEMEVSLAKPKHRVTMNEFEYLKLLGKGTFGKVILVKEKATGRYYAMKILKKEVIVAKDEVAHTLTENRVLQNSRHPFLTALKYSFQTHDRLCFVMEYANGGELFFHLSRERVFPEDRARFYGAEIVSALDYLHSEKNVVYRDLKLENLMLDKDGHIKITDFGLCKEGIKDGATMKTFCGTPEYLAPEVLEDNDYGRAVDWWGLGVVMYEMLCGRLPFYNQDHEKLFELILMEEIRFPRTLSPEAKALLSGLLRKDPKQRLGGGSEDAKEIMRHRFFAGIVWQDVYEKKLSPPFKPQVTSETDTRYFDEEFTAQMITITPPDQDDNMECVDSERRPHFPQFSYSASGTA; translated from the exons AATGCCAGCTGATGAAGACCGAGAGGCCCCGGCCCAACACCTTCATCATCCGATGCCTGCAGTGGACCACGGTCATCGAGCGCACCTTCCACGTGGAGACCCCCGAGGAGCG GGAGGAGTGGACGACTGCCATCCAGACGGTGGCCGACGGGCtcaagaggcaggaggaggagatgatggACTTCCGGTCGGGCTCGCCCAGCGACAACTCGGGGGCCGAGGAGATGGAGGTGTCCCTGGCCAAACCCAAGCACCGCGTG ACCATGAACGAGTTTGAGTACCTGAAGCTGCTGGGCAAGGGCACCTTCGGGAAGGTGATCCTGgtgaaggagaaggccacgggccGCTACTACGCCATGAAGATCCTCAAGAAGGAGGTCATCGTGGCCAAG GACGAGGTGGCGCACACGCTCACGGAGAACCGCGTCCTGCAGAACTCGCGGCACCCCTTCCTGACG GCCCTGAAGTACTCCTTCCAGACGCACGACCGCCTCTGCTTCGTCATGGAGTACGCCAACGGCGGCGAG CTCTTCTTCCACCTGTCTCGCGAGCGCGTGTTCCCCGAGGACCGGGCCCGCTTCTACGGCGCCGAGATCGTGTCGGCCCTGGACTACCTGCACTCGGAGAAGAACGTGGTCTACCGGGACCTCAAG cTGGAGAACCTGATGCTGGACAAGGACGGGCACATCAAGATCACGGACTTCGGGCTGTGCAAGGAGGGCATCAAGGACGGGGCCACCATGAAGACCTTCTGCGGGACCCCCGAGTACCTGGCCCCGGAG GTGCTGGAGGACAACGACTACGGCCGCGCCGTGGACTGGTGGGGGCTGGGCGTGGTCATGTACGAGATGCTGTGCGGCCGCCTGCCCTTCTACAACCAGGACCACGAGAAGCTCTTCGAGCTCATCCTCATGGAGGAGATCCGCTTCCCGCGCACGCTCAGCCCCGAGGCCAAGGCCCTGCTGTCGGGGCTGCTCAGGAAGGACCCCAAGCAGAG GCTTGGAGGGGGCTCTGAGGACGCCAAGGAGATCATGCGGCACCGCTTCTTCGCCGGCATCGTGTGGCAGGACGTGTACGAGAAGAAG CTCAGCCCGCCCTTCAAGCCCCAGGTCACCTCGGAGACGGACACCAGGTATTTTGACGAGGAATTCACAGCCCAGATGATCACTATCACGCCCCCGGACCAAG ACGACAACATGGAGTGTGTGGACAGCGAGCGGAGGCCCCACTTCCCGCAGTTCTCCTACTCGGCCAGCGGCACGGCCTGA